From the genome of Chroicocephalus ridibundus chromosome 1, bChrRid1.1, whole genome shotgun sequence, one region includes:
- the LSM8 gene encoding LSM8 homolog, U6 small nuclear RNA associated — protein sequence MTSALENYINRTVAVITSDGRMIVGTLKGFDQTINLILDESHERVFSSSQGVEQVVLGLYIVRGDNVAVIGEIDEETDSALDLGNIRAEPLNSVVH from the exons ATGACCTCGGCTTTGGAGAATTACATCAACC GTACTGTTGCAGTAATTACTTCTGATGGAAGAATGATTGTG ggAACCCTCAAAGGTTTTGATCAAACCATTAACTTGATTTTGGATGAAAGCCACGAACGAGTGTTCAGTTCTTCACAAGGAGTTGAGCAAGTAGTGCTGGGATTATACATTGTAAGAGGTGATAACGT TGCTGTCATTGGTGAAATTGATGAAGAGACAGATTCAGCTCTTGACTTGGGGAACATTCGAGCAGAACCTTTAAACTCAGTTGTGCattga